The following are from one region of the Pocillopora verrucosa isolate sample1 chromosome 3, ASM3666991v2, whole genome shotgun sequence genome:
- the LOC131776923 gene encoding tyrosine-protein kinase BTK-like — protein MMAEFVKDFEDEEERKERVIKSRKNTPEERNRQRKEWRKRKQGKQMPNSTNKNVELQSLNREANELVPCTSEAKETKLPPSDQHFEPQNVKKPHILALKPGSEEKKEALGGCSRAAKMIQMAVGADAVVSQKPRGKRHQTFLIGKKTTASNGSRFERKELRPENIEYLSKNPVGSGSFGQCFLGRYRGIDVIVKQMTHNETSEDEERARRDLLHEEKVVSALGDHPHLPMIFGVVTKASPLCLVTQFHGVQQESVTLHQAADNNAVTKANCISIFKKICSVLDHVHSKGYLHNDIKGNNVVLERPSASGEFSPVLIDFG, from the coding sequence ATGATGGCGGAATTTGTGAAGGattttgaagatgaagaagaacgaAAAGAGCGAGTTATTAAATCACGAAAAAATActccagaagaaagaaacagacagagaaaagaatggagaaagaGGAAACAAGGGAAGCAAATGCCGAATTCAacgaataaaaatgttgaaCTACAATCACTCAACCGCGAAGCGAATGAGTTGGTGCCTTGTACTTCTGAGGCTAAGGAAACGAAACTGCCTCCTTCGGACCAACATTTTGAGCCACAAAATGTCAAGAAACCCCATATCCTCGCGCTTAAACCAGGCAgtgaagagaagaaagaggCCTTGGGTGGTTGTTCAAGAGCTGCTAAGATGATTCAAATGGCTGTTGGTGCCGACGCAGTTGTCTCGCAGAAACCTCGTGGGAAACGTcatcaaacctttttaattggaaaaaaaaccacagcGAGCAATGGATCCAGATTTGAACGCAAAGAACTCAGGCCAGAAAACATTGAATACTTGTCTAAAAATCCAGTTGGGAGTGGAAGCTTTGGACAGTGTTTTCTCGGGCGCTATCGAGGCATCGACGTTATTGTCAAGCAAATGACTCACAACGAAACGTCAGAGGATGAAGAACGAGCAAGGAGAGATTTACTCCACGAAGAAAAGGTCGTTTCTGCTTTGGGGGACCATCCACATCTACCCATGATTTTTGGTGTTGTTACAAAGGCCTCACCATTATGCCTTGTGACTCAATTTCATGGTGTTCAGCAAGAAAGTGTAACTCTCCATCAAGCGGCCGATAACAACGCAGTTACTAAAGCAAACTGTATTTCTATATTTAAAAAGATATGCAGTGTTTTAGACCACGTGCACTCTAAAGGATACCTTCATAACGACATCAAAGGAAACAATGTTGTACTAGAACGGCCCTCAGCCTCTGGGGAATTCAGCCCAGTTCTTATTGACTTTGGATAG
- the LOC136279471 gene encoding uncharacterized protein: MVESIFGGKTSYPLNCHERNVFQPRLTERRLSVQSTHLNTISETGDECPPSTYATNVEENTANDAPIFYRRPRTMSLPAIYRDGSYLRIKRCSNALSPCKRRYSEPGGIATQHIIHRLSLLSSDSSESENGFCKRTSVKSTEARYSVRESCLADVVTPRRHSDPMCYTRENVDRSGVSRERRGKSTGKESITCLKTKNLSDCVKSKTRIDNEQTGQPVRRRKSSLVPVPFHSTQHKIKEAQSKVSNSRPLSFPPSEKIYNRRSSLPCLNRQSEAAKGSATTAVNANEYLVNEELQELDSDESKEDKYTANADILVQWMKFFG, translated from the coding sequence ATGGTGGAGAGTATTTTTGGAGGAAAAACTTCGTACCCACTAAACTGccatgaaagaaatgtttttcagcCGCGACTAACAGAAAGACGGCTTTCCGTACAATCGACGCATTTGAACACAATCTCCGAAACTGGCGACGAGTGCCCGCCGTCCACCTACGCAACTAACGTTGAAGAAAACACAGCAAACGACGCCCCAATCTTTTACCGTCGACCTCGGACAATGTCCTTACCAGCGATCTACAGGGACGGCTCATATTTAAGAATTAAGCGCTGCTCAAATGCATTGAGCCCTTGTAAGCGCAGATATTCGGAGCCAGGTGGAATCGCGACGCAGCATATTATTCATCGCTTATCGCTACTTTCGAGTGACAGCAGTGAAAGTGAAAATGGCTTTTGCAAAAGAACCTCGGTTAAAAGCACGGAGGCAAGGTATTCGGTTCGCGAGAGCTGTCTTGCGGATGTAGTAACGCCTCGACGTCATTCTGATCCGATGTGTTACACGAGAGAAAACGTGGATCGATCAGGGGTTTCTAGAGAACGGCGAGGTAAATCGACAGGTAAGGAGTCAATTACATGCCTCAAAACGAAAAACTTATCAGACTGTGTCAAATCCAAAACGAGAATTGATAATGAACAGACTGGCCAACCTGTGAGACGGCGAAAGTCTTCGCTCGTCCCTGTGCCTTTTCACTCGACGCAGCACAAGATAAAAGAAGCTCAATCTAAGGTATCAAATAGCCGCCCTTTATCATTCCCTCCCAGCGAAAAAATCTACAATAGACGAAGTAGTCTACCATGTTTGAACAGACAGAGTGAAGCTGCAAAGGGAAGCGCCACAACTGCTGTTAACGCTAATGAATATCTTGTAAACGAAGAACTCCAAGAGCTGGATTCCGACGAATCGAAGGAAGACAAATACACCGCAAATGCAGATATTTTGGTTCAGTGGATGAAGTTTTTCGGCTGA